A portion of the Maniola hyperantus chromosome 24, iAphHyp1.2, whole genome shotgun sequence genome contains these proteins:
- the LOC117993568 gene encoding uncharacterized protein, with the protein MSTFFLIFAISAVSALALPNPENVELNDVEPSIESTARAMGKECPNGIFSATCLKIEAISMLEKLSSKDELRLLPGISVVKEIKENGSKAEEFAAELARAMPSKPDERLDKYLLYRLGSYLDNHSVKLRLLDDGATEEARALIGEARGKGGGLGGGKKGGMGGLIAAALMMKGTLMSMGLGALALLAGKALMTALMSLLLSAIIGLKSLSSGGKSTTYEIVSKPVYSHSHSHSTAHEDVGGYGHSGYGRNLKIRRR; encoded by the exons AtgtcaactttttttttaattttcgcgaTCAGTGCTGTATCAGCGTTGGCTTTGCCGAATCCTGAAAATGTGGAACTAAATGATGTTGAGCCTTCAATCGAATCGACAGCGCGAGCTATGGGCAAGGAATGTCCGAATGGGATTTTCAGTGCTACATGTTTGAAAATTGAAGCTATATCGATGCTTGAAAAGCTTAGTTCGAAGGACGAATTGCGTCTTTTACCTGGGATAAGTGTTGTGAAGGAAATTAAAGAAAATGGAAGTAAAGCTGAGGAGTTTGCAGCTGAACTGGCAAGGGCGATGCCGTCTAAACCAGACGAGCGTTTGGACAAATACCTGTTGTATAGACTTGGGAGTTACTTGGATAATCATTCAGTGAAGCTCAGACTGTTGGATGATGGTGCGACTGAGGAAGCTAGGGCACTTATTGGAGAGGCACGAGGCAAAGGAGGTGGTCTCGGTGGTGGCAAAAAGGGTGGCATGGGTGGATTGATTGCAGCAGCTCTTATGATGAAGG GAACCCTGATGTCCATGGGTCTTGGAGCCCTCGCGTTACTAGCAGGAAAGGCGTTAATGACAGCTCTTATGTCTCTCCTCCTCTCCGCAATCATCGGCCTGAAGTCTCTATCCAGTGGTGGTAAATCCACAACCTACGAGATTGTCTCGAAGCCTGTCTACAGCCACTCCCATTCACATTCAACGGCACATGAAGACGTTGGAGGGTATGGGCATTCGGGGTATGGAAGGAATTTGAAGATTAGGCGACGTTAG